One part of the Glycine max cultivar Williams 82 chromosome 14, Glycine_max_v4.0, whole genome shotgun sequence genome encodes these proteins:
- the LOC100776956 gene encoding probable jasmonic acid carboxyl methyltransferase 2 gives MQTARRKQMETSEVLHMNKGTGETSYAVNSSVQNTIISCAEPATKKAIVQILCSSNWPEKMGIADLGCSSGPNVLRVISEILDTVYSTTCLLDRPAPELVVYLNDLFTNDFNNIFGSLPSFYRKQKQEKGSGFGPCFVSAVPGTFYGRLFPSKSLHFVHSSSSLHWLSQVPGGLEDGSGRALNKQKIYLSKSSPKCVLDAYSRQFKNDFSVFLASRSQEIVAGGRMVLSLMGRETMDPTTDHSCYQWELLARSLMTMVSEGLLEEEKVDSFDAPYYAPCLEEMKMEIQKEGSFIVDEHEAYEIDWDAGMKLQSDSPTVTPLTSGERVARTIRAVVESMLEPHFGCHIMDELFRRYAEVVEDHLSKTRTTYINLVISLVKQG, from the exons ATGCAAACAGCTCGAAGGAAACAAATGGAAACGTCGGAAGTACTTCACATGAACAAAGGCACGGGCGAAACTAGCTATGCCGTGAACTCTTCCGTTCAG AATACGATAATCTCTTGCGCAGAGCCAGCAACAAAGAAAGCTATTGTGCAAATTCTTTGCTCAAGTAATTGGCCTGAGAAGATGGGCATTGCAGACTTGGGTTGTTCCTCTGGACCCAATGTCTTAAGGGTCATCTCGGAGATATTAGATACTGTGTATTCCACTACATGCCTCTTGGATCGTCCAGCACCTGAATTGGTGGTGTATTTGAACGACCTTTTCACCAAtgacttcaacaacatctttgGCTCATTGCCATCTTTCTACAGAAAACAGAAGCAGGAAAAGGGAAGTGGGTTTGGACCATGTTTTGTTTCAGCTGTCCCTGGTACTTTCTATGGTAGGCTTTTCCCAAGCAAGAGCCTCCACTTTGTGCACTCTTCTTCTAGCCTCCATTGGCTTTCTCAG GTTCCTGGTGGATTAGAAGATGGTAGTGGGAGAGCATTGAACAAGCAAAAGATATACTTATCAAAGAGCAGTCCTAAGTGCGTTCTAGATGCTTATTCTCGACAATTCAAAAACGATTTTTCAGTGTTTCTTGCTTCACGTTCCCAAGAAATAGTAGCTGGGGGACGCATGGTCTTGTCTCTAATGGGCAGAGAAACAATGGACCCAACCACTGACCATAGTTGCTATCAGTGGGAACTCTTAGCACGCTCCCTCATGACCATGGTTTCCGAG GGTCTTTTAGAAGAGGAAAAGGTGGATTCTTTTGACGCTCCATACTATGCACCATGCTTGGAGGAAATGAAAATGGAGATTCAAAAGGAAGGGTCATTCATTGTGGATGAGCATGAAGCTTATGAAATCGATTGGGATGCTGGAATGAAATTGCAAAGTGATTCCCCCACAGTTACGCCATTAACGAGTGGAGAACGAGTTGCAAGGACCATAAGGGCTGTGGTTGAGTCCATGTTGGAACCTCATTTCGGGTGTCACATAATGGATGAGCTGTTTCGAAGGTACGCAGAAGTTGTAGAGGACCATTTATCCAAGACTAGGACCACATacattaatttggtcatttctcTCGTCAAGCAAGGTTGA
- the LOC100782305 gene encoding 50S ribosomal protein L31, chloroplastic-like isoform X1 produces the protein MAQCVTNTFVQGKPFLPVAAAPTKNQVRRAVQCGVWCKKKEIHPQFYEESKVYCNGELVLTTGGTQKEYVVDVWSGNHPFYLGSRSASMVSDDQVEKFRKKFGELKEIMEIPVLKGEIVIPSRRKGVSKGGKKK, from the exons ATGGCGCAGTGTGTGACCAACACATTCGTGCAAGGAAAACCCTTTCTTCCAGTTGCAGCAGCTCCCACTAAAAAT CAGGTTCGGAGAGCGGTTCAGTGCGGTGTGTGGTGCAAGAAGAAGGAGATACACCCGCAATTCTACGAGGAATCGAAGGTGTACTGCAACGGGGAGCTGGTGCTGACGACAGGTGGGACCCAGAAGGAATACGTGGTGGACGTGTGGTCGGGGAACCACCCCTTCTACCTCGGAAGCCGGTCGGCGTCTATGGTCAGCGACGACCAGGTCGAGAAGTTCCGCAAGAAGTTCGGGGAGCTCAAAGAGATCATGGAGATTCCTGTTCTCAAGGGAGAGATTGTTATCCCCTCAAGGCGCAAGGGTGTTTCCAAAGGAGGcaagaaaaaataa
- the LOC100782305 gene encoding 50S ribosomal protein L31, chloroplastic-like, which produces MAQCVTNTFVQGKPFLPVAAAPTKNVRRAVQCGVWCKKKEIHPQFYEESKVYCNGELVLTTGGTQKEYVVDVWSGNHPFYLGSRSASMVSDDQVEKFRKKFGELKEIMEIPVLKGEIVIPSRRKGVSKGGKKK; this is translated from the exons ATGGCGCAGTGTGTGACCAACACATTCGTGCAAGGAAAACCCTTTCTTCCAGTTGCAGCAGCTCCCACTAAAAAT GTTCGGAGAGCGGTTCAGTGCGGTGTGTGGTGCAAGAAGAAGGAGATACACCCGCAATTCTACGAGGAATCGAAGGTGTACTGCAACGGGGAGCTGGTGCTGACGACAGGTGGGACCCAGAAGGAATACGTGGTGGACGTGTGGTCGGGGAACCACCCCTTCTACCTCGGAAGCCGGTCGGCGTCTATGGTCAGCGACGACCAGGTCGAGAAGTTCCGCAAGAAGTTCGGGGAGCTCAAAGAGATCATGGAGATTCCTGTTCTCAAGGGAGAGATTGTTATCCCCTCAAGGCGCAAGGGTGTTTCCAAAGGAGGcaagaaaaaataa
- the LOC106795765 gene encoding proline-rich receptor-like protein kinase PERK2, producing the protein MEKEKVKDEILEYICGRHQMGPSTIPIIFGPTGPLADNVLILYQDMRPCTPPSSPAPTPPTSSTSTLPPLASPSPVPSPPTPASSTWPPLAPSRTPQRPNLLNLCNASNDADHGGGEEGEDELGGVLEEDHDDVTLADSEVGQSNDDLAGNEVRLGVGEGFGGRFSKQ; encoded by the exons atggagaaggagaaggtgAAGGATGAGATTCTGGAGTACATATGTGGTCGTCACCAAATGGGCCCTTCTACTATTCCTATTATATTCGGCCCAACTGGCCCTTTAGCCGATAATGTGCTCATCTTGTATCAAGATATGA GACCTTGCACACCACCATCTTCCCCGGCTCCGACGCCTCCCACCTCTTCAACCTCCACTCTGCCACCACTCGCCTCACCCTCTCCCGTGCCATCTCCGCCTACTCCGGCGTCTTCCACGTGGCCTCCCCTTGCACCTTCGAGGACCCCACAACGTCCTAACCTCCTCAATCTCTGCAATGCTAGCAACGACGCTGATCATGGAGGTGGCGAGGAAGGAGAAGACGAACTCGGCGGAGTTCTGGAGGAGGATCATGACGACGTCACCCTTGCGGATTCCGAGGTTGGACAATCCAACGACGATCTTGCGGGAAATGAGGTGCGTCTCGGCGTAGGTGAAGGTTTTGGCGGCAGGTTCTCGAAGCAGTAG